The stretch of DNA GAACCGAAACGAAATCCCCCTGGACGGAGACAGACGTTGGCATTCCCAATCCGGTCACGACTTCATCGATGTAATTTCCATCGAGATCGTAGTGTAGCAAGCGTCCTTTGGGTTCATGGTTGCGATCGCAGATCAACAGGCGGGGCGGATTGTAGCGGGTATCCAAGGTCATCCCGTGCGCTGTGTTGAATTGTTTGAGTTCGTTCCCCTTGGTGCCGAAGTGCATCAAGTATTTGCCGGTCTTGTCGAACTTAAAGATGTGGTTGCTGGCGTAACCGTCGGAGAGAATGATGTCGCCGTTGGGCGCCACCGTAATCGCCGTGGGGCTGAATTTCTTCAGTGCCAGTCCCGATTCTTCGGGGAACGGCAGCTTCAGCACGATGTCGCCGGTCTGGGCATTGAATTTGATCCCCTCGGCGTTGGCGTTGCGTGCACCGTAGATGTATTCGACGCCCTCTTCTTCACGGATCTCCATATCGTGAATGTTGGAGTACTCATCTCCCACAAAGCGGCGAATGACTTTGCCATCCGGTGTAAAGACAAACACACCGATCTGTGCGCTGGTGTAGATATTGCCATCGTTGTCGATCACCACAGCCCCGTGCGTCGGCCCCAGCACCGATTTGCCATCTTCGTCCAGCCCCCAGCCCGGGACGGTGTCGAAGGTCATCGCCCCAGCCCCCATCCGCACCGGCGCGGTTTTCTCACCCGCATTGACTGGTCCAGCAATGAACAACATGATCGCCACAGCGATGTAAGCCGAGAACTGTTTCATGAATTGGATTCCTAATTGTTGTTATTGTGAGGGCGTTTTCGGATCGGCGGCAAAGTTCGCCAGAAAACCGCAGCGACGCAGGCTAGTGCGCGTTCTGCCGTAGAGCATTTAGTATCCAGTGGCGAGCGATGAAATTCAACCGGTAAAGCTTTTCCGGCGGTCTGAGCTGTGTCGATGGCTCAAACAATTTCTTTAAGATGACGATAATTTCAAAGCGGCAAGAGGGGCTTTGCTTGGTGTCTGACCTTAGCAACACCGGGTTATTGACAATCAAACATATTGCAATCGCACTGAAAGCCCCCAAAAGAGACACGATGTCAGTTTCTTACCGACTTGTCCTCACCAACCGGGTTTCTTACTGTATCGTTTTTGCCGATTCCGCCTGATACGAGAAACACCATGGCTACCAAAGAGGATACGCGGCACTGGGTCGGATTTGACTTAGGCGGCACGAAGATGCTGGGTAAGGTTTTTGATTCGCAATTTCGTTCCCTCAGCCACGATCGCGCCAAGACCAAGGGAAACGAGGGGGTGGAGTCCGGTCTGGTCCGTATTACGAAAACCATCCACAAAATGCTGGATCGAGCGGACCTGAAGCCCAAAGATATTGCCGGCATCGGCTTCGGTTGTCCCGGTCCGCTGGATCTTGAGCGCGGGATTGCGCACAGTGCGCCGAATCTGGGCTGGGAGAACGTTGCACTCAAGGATCATTTGGAAGACGAATTCGGCTGCCCGGCTGTTATTTTGAACGATGTCGACGCCGGAGTGTATGGCGAATACC from Symmachiella dynata encodes:
- a CDS encoding 6-bladed beta-propeller, with translation MKQFSAYIAVAIMLFIAGPVNAGEKTAPVRMGAGAMTFDTVPGWGLDEDGKSVLGPTHGAVVIDNDGNIYTSAQIGVFVFTPDGKVIRRFVGDEYSNIHDMEIREEEGVEYIYGARNANAEGIKFNAQTGDIVLKLPFPEESGLALKKFSPTAITVAPNGDIILSDGYASNHIFKFDKTGKYLMHFGTKGNELKQFNTAHGMTLDTRYNPPRLLICDRNHEPKGRLLHYDLDGNYIDEVVTGLGMPTSVSVQGDFVSVPDLKGRVVILDKTNTIIAVLGHNPDAKAGRSFNVPQKDWVEGLFSGTHGSYWDKDGNLYVQDWNTSGRIMKLVRVN